The Candidatus Bathyarchaeia archaeon DNA segment TTAGATAGTCGTTTAATGTCCATAACCGCCGCAATGTCTCGCTTCACAGCCTCGTAATCGCCAGATTTCATCGCGCCCAAATTAATGACCATGTCTAATTCTTCTGCGCCGTCTTCAACTGCTTTAACGGCTTCCAAAGCCTTTATTTCCGGCAGCGAAACGCCAACTGGAAATCCAACAGTTGAGCAGACCTTGACATTTGAGCCTTTAAGGATTGAAGCGGCAAGTTTCACGTAAAATGGATTGACAACTGCGCAGCGAAAACCATATTCAGCGGCTTCTTTGCATAACTTTTCAATTTCGCTTTTTGTAGCTGTTGCCTTCACGTTTGTGGAATCTATCATTTTGGCTAATTCGTCCTTTGAAATCTTCAAGTACATTCACGCATCCAGCGTTAGACTACAACAGAATCACATTTAACTTCTATGCTTTTCCGCAGTTTAGCATAATAAAAACTCATATACTAGTCGCTATATCATAAACGGGCGGTGCACAGTCATGGTTGAAGAGTACTTTAAGAGAAAAGTTGAAGCCATAGAAGTGAAAGAAAAAAGTATTTCTCAACTTTTGGCGGAGATGAGCAGAACAGCCTATCAAGGAAGAAAGCTTGGAGAGGCTGTGGAAGTTTGGGAAGCCATGCTGAAAGAAAAGGACTTAACAATCATCATGGGCTTTTCGGGTTCAATGAGCACAGCTGGACAGTGGAAGATAATTAATTGGCTTATGGAAAACCGCTTCATCGACGTTCTTGTCTCTACAGGCGCAAATGTCTCTGAAGACATTGTGGACGCTATGGGTTTTGGATATTGGCAGGGAAGCCACATGGTGAACGATGAGGCGCTTCTAAAAGCTGACATAAACAGGTATTATGATGTGTTTGGCAAGGAATCTGATTATAGGAAAATGGAAGAGTTGATGACTGATTTCTTGTTAACCTTGCGAACGGACTTCACATACTCTTCTATGGAGCTTCTTTACTTGTTCGGCAAGTGGCTCAGCAAAAAAGGAATAAAAAGCATAGCCGCAGTAGCATCAGAAAACAACGTGCCAATTTTCTGTCCTGCAATCTCCGACAGCGCTTACGGCGAAGCCTTTCTAATGGCTAAAAACATGGGACACCCAATCGTAATAGATTCAGTCAAAGAGTTCGACCAGTTCGTTGGCATAGGTGAAAAAACAAAGGACATTGGCGTAATCTACATAGGCGGGGGAGTACCAAAAGACT contains these protein-coding regions:
- a CDS encoding deoxyhypusine synthase codes for the protein MVEEYFKRKVEAIEVKEKSISQLLAEMSRTAYQGRKLGEAVEVWEAMLKEKDLTIIMGFSGSMSTAGQWKIINWLMENRFIDVLVSTGANVSEDIVDAMGFGYWQGSHMVNDEALLKADINRYYDVFGKESDYRKMEELMTDFLLTLRTDFTYSSMELLYLFGKWLSKKGIKSIAAVASENNVPIFCPAISDSAYGEAFLMAKNMGHPIVIDSVKEFDQFVGIGEKTKDIGVIYIGGGVPKDFTQLIAISVSPKTMDKGVPGREGFKRKSVQEYYYPHKYAIQITTDSPQWGGLSGCTLEEAVSWGKIHSEGKRAVCYCDATIALPLITHALNERVKAKRKAPDLSWLFSQVT
- the deoC gene encoding deoxyribose-phosphate aldolase, with amino-acid sequence MSKDELAKMIDSTNVKATATKSEIEKLCKEAAEYGFRCAVVNPFYVKLAASILKGSNVKVCSTVGFPVGVSLPEIKALEAVKAVEDGAEELDMVINLGAMKSGDYEAVKRDIAAVMDIKRLSKGIIVKVIIETTFLSRDEKIIACKLAKEAGADFVKTSTGLFGKGATAEDVRLMRQTVGKDMGVKAAGGIRTYADAIAMIKAGANRIGTSTAVQIIQGVP